In a genomic window of Hoeflea sp. 108:
- a CDS encoding toprim domain-containing protein: MGDLLGHAVRFGLPGNVLAAGEGIESVLSVRDVMPGMSAAAALSAAHLAAIQFHDALRRLYVLRDNDLAGDGAWHTLLERANAVGVEAIALSPMLEDFNEDLRTYGRDALMAHLRVQLAPQDVARFMLVAA; encoded by the coding sequence ATGGGCGACCTTCTTGGGCATGCGGTCCGCTTCGGGCTTCCAGGCAACGTTCTGGCAGCCGGTGAAGGCATCGAAAGCGTGCTATCGGTGCGAGATGTCATGCCCGGCATGTCGGCGGCGGCGGCACTTTCCGCGGCGCACCTCGCTGCCATCCAGTTCCACGATGCACTGCGCCGGCTCTATGTCCTCCGCGACAATGATCTCGCGGGGGATGGTGCGTGGCACACGCTGCTCGAACGGGCCAACGCGGTCGGGGTCGAGGCGATTGCCCTGTCGCCCATGCTTGAGGACTTCAACGAGGATCTCCGCACCTACGGCCGTGACGCGCTGATGGCGCATCTCCGGGTGCAGCTCGCACCACAGGACGTCGCCCGCTTCATGCTCGTGGCGGCATAA